Proteins encoded by one window of Monoglobus pectinilyticus:
- a CDS encoding glycosyl hydrolase family 95 catalytic domain-containing protein, whose protein sequence is MRKVWKRLLSFAVGVSLTAAAFGGVVLSQSSDVSAAKNFDPETVMWTNNMVENVDENYSSMDPNWSNKDKSDVQSPYAKPGEKLDKWSYAEFLWTHAYPIGNGRMGGMVAGAIDKEIIQINEDTIWSGSPYADLQNENGEIVSNNSNTDTTAIANAERISAVNQTSGSKEGGWRYFRGADANGNPAEIGSADAVVGDETFRTNFPAFANKSISNQALNNDNSATNEAVQNRYSMERMVESTFLGNPKSQKVFKSFVEVYLDFNQSHKDVTNYTKALDMETGTVTVDYDYNGNHFTRESFASYPDQTVATHIESDGDLNFDAAFHTYHNQDASAYKFEKVSDNELKLTARVTDGGKSNEPGGPNVIRFEAHMIVDSEPGAVLTVSDDNTTINISGGKTATIYVVGASNYVDYLNVDNAKPANDCAVYVSNVKSKDYQTIKSRHLADFSEQFTRTSLSLANKEGVNNSNVPTEKRIRKDVNGDSGYKVGADSSLSKANANGVYSAYGDGDNQLAALEFNYGKYLLISGSRPGRDGNAATGDIPIQISQPLTLAGKWNASRSASWGGKYTININTEMNYWPAQPLNLAENEKPLIETFASLAQGGSITAANQYGIYNDRGDDTYQPGDPWVMHHNYDLWRGTMPIDNATAGLWPTGGVWLLDHAWQYYQYNLDTEYLAEVYPYIKGAASFFTKYLVKDPVTGYLITAASCSPEQGGVQPGPAMDTQLVRNLYDTVQKAAKVLGKETEDADLLAKIAEQMPSSYLADEPGKVAPNLIDEKGLIKEWARGDVAFDFSTVADGSGKYKNIINPFTGASTSINEHIANNNNGHRHCSQLWEMFPGKHLSAYSENESEQDIFKAYQSSVSGRGAGSGQGWGVAWRINLNARALNGDFASTLLNQLFTTRTSPNLFDQHPNFQIDGNYGAASGITEMVMQSHDGSINLIPAIPSDWQAGSFKGLKALGGATVDLTWSEGKPVEAKVTAATDGELKVRNKYMGTAVVKDSEGNVVTGTLNQDETLLSFNATAGKTYTIDNFGETEKEYIEATWDSLATDAKGFFNTVNDSQLPKIESKTGNVGFIYNTYYPAHGGVAGEVGYYYPDCTMDRLKSLSLELDTRAKTDGYVSIRLDSKDGPEIAHSMVTATGYSAQDLGKITVPEGVTGKHDLYAVFYTEGNVKDKWVANVKTLHGVYEVKNPNYNPDPDASATPDVAPSATPSADSGLEVTEAEGNYTAAVSSNVFDGRANATVIFALYNDEGVLIDIKSAGVTPETNTAVYAPAANGNLKVMVWDDVTNMTPLVDTPYEAKVSV, encoded by the coding sequence ATGAGAAAAGTCTGGAAAAGATTGTTAAGTTTTGCGGTGGGCGTTAGTTTAACCGCTGCAGCTTTCGGCGGTGTGGTTCTGTCGCAGTCCTCAGATGTTTCGGCGGCAAAGAACTTTGACCCTGAAACTGTAATGTGGACAAATAATATGGTTGAAAATGTGGATGAAAATTACTCAAGCATGGATCCAAACTGGAGCAATAAGGACAAGAGCGACGTTCAAAGTCCATATGCGAAACCGGGTGAAAAGTTAGATAAGTGGTCATATGCTGAGTTCCTATGGACTCACGCATATCCTATAGGCAACGGCAGAATGGGTGGTATGGTAGCCGGAGCTATCGACAAAGAAATCATTCAAATCAATGAGGATACCATTTGGAGCGGTTCTCCCTATGCGGATTTGCAGAATGAGAATGGCGAAATTGTATCAAACAATTCAAACACGGATACTACTGCTATCGCTAATGCAGAGCGTATTTCGGCAGTTAACCAGACAAGCGGAAGCAAAGAGGGCGGCTGGAGATATTTCCGCGGTGCTGACGCAAACGGAAATCCGGCAGAAATAGGTTCGGCTGACGCTGTTGTCGGAGATGAAACATTTAGAACTAACTTCCCGGCGTTTGCCAATAAGAGTATCTCAAATCAGGCTTTAAACAATGATAACTCTGCTACGAACGAAGCGGTTCAAAACAGATACAGTATGGAACGCATGGTGGAATCAACATTCTTGGGAAATCCAAAATCACAGAAAGTTTTCAAGTCGTTTGTTGAAGTATATCTTGACTTTAATCAAAGTCATAAGGACGTAACAAATTATACAAAAGCTTTGGATATGGAAACCGGTACCGTTACTGTTGACTATGATTATAACGGCAATCACTTTACAAGAGAAAGCTTTGCCAGCTATCCGGACCAAACAGTGGCTACGCATATAGAATCAGACGGCGACCTCAATTTTGACGCTGCTTTCCATACATACCATAATCAAGACGCGTCAGCCTATAAGTTTGAAAAAGTAAGCGATAATGAACTTAAGCTTACCGCGCGCGTTACAGACGGAGGAAAGAGCAATGAGCCGGGCGGTCCTAACGTTATACGCTTTGAAGCTCACATGATAGTGGACAGCGAGCCGGGAGCGGTTTTAACAGTTTCTGATGATAATACCACAATTAATATAAGCGGAGGAAAGACAGCTACAATCTATGTTGTCGGAGCTTCGAATTATGTGGACTATCTGAATGTTGACAACGCTAAGCCGGCAAACGACTGTGCGGTTTACGTAAGCAACGTTAAATCAAAAGATTATCAGACAATAAAGAGCAGACACCTCGCAGATTTCAGTGAGCAGTTTACCCGCACATCTTTATCTCTTGCAAATAAAGAAGGCGTTAATAATTCTAATGTTCCTACAGAGAAGAGGATCAGAAAAGATGTAAACGGTGACAGCGGTTATAAAGTAGGAGCAGACAGCTCACTTTCAAAGGCTAATGCAAACGGCGTATACAGCGCTTATGGAGACGGTGATAACCAGCTGGCGGCACTGGAGTTCAATTATGGAAAGTATCTGCTCATATCCGGTTCGAGACCGGGACGTGATGGTAATGCCGCAACCGGAGATATTCCAATACAAATAAGTCAGCCTCTGACCCTTGCGGGAAAATGGAACGCAAGCAGAAGCGCTTCGTGGGGCGGAAAGTATACTATAAATATTAATACTGAAATGAACTATTGGCCGGCACAGCCGCTCAATTTGGCTGAAAATGAAAAGCCGCTGATAGAAACTTTTGCCTCATTGGCACAGGGCGGTTCTATAACTGCTGCAAACCAGTACGGTATATATAACGACCGAGGCGATGACACATATCAGCCGGGAGACCCATGGGTAATGCACCATAACTATGACTTGTGGCGCGGTACTATGCCTATAGACAACGCAACAGCAGGCTTATGGCCTACCGGAGGAGTATGGCTGCTTGACCATGCTTGGCAGTATTATCAGTATAATTTGGATACCGAGTATTTGGCAGAAGTTTATCCATATATTAAGGGTGCTGCATCATTCTTTACAAAGTACTTGGTTAAAGACCCTGTAACCGGATATTTAATTACAGCGGCGTCATGCTCGCCTGAACAGGGCGGAGTTCAGCCGGGACCGGCAATGGATACACAGTTGGTTAGAAACCTTTACGACACTGTTCAAAAAGCGGCTAAAGTTTTGGGCAAAGAGACAGAAGACGCTGATTTGCTGGCTAAGATAGCAGAACAGATGCCGTCAAGTTATTTGGCAGATGAGCCGGGTAAGGTTGCGCCGAATCTTATTGACGAAAAAGGCCTTATTAAAGAGTGGGCACGCGGAGATGTTGCTTTTGACTTCTCGACGGTTGCTGATGGAAGCGGAAAATATAAGAATATAATTAACCCGTTTACAGGTGCGTCAACAAGCATAAATGAGCATATTGCAAACAATAATAACGGACACAGACATTGTTCACAGCTTTGGGAGATGTTCCCGGGCAAGCATTTGAGCGCTTACAGCGAAAATGAAAGCGAGCAGGATATATTTAAGGCATATCAGAGTTCTGTCAGCGGACGCGGAGCCGGCAGCGGTCAGGGCTGGGGTGTCGCATGGAGAATCAATTTAAATGCGCGTGCGCTTAACGGCGACTTTGCATCGACATTGCTTAATCAGTTGTTTACAACCCGTACATCACCAAACTTATTTGACCAGCATCCTAACTTCCAAATAGACGGAAACTATGGTGCGGCAAGCGGTATAACAGAGATGGTTATGCAGAGCCATGATGGTTCAATCAACCTCATTCCGGCAATACCTTCAGATTGGCAGGCAGGAAGCTTTAAGGGGCTTAAAGCACTCGGCGGAGCTACAGTTGATCTGACTTGGAGTGAAGGCAAACCTGTTGAAGCAAAGGTTACTGCAGCAACAGACGGAGAGTTAAAAGTCCGCAATAAGTACATGGGAACAGCTGTTGTAAAGGACAGCGAAGGAAACGTAGTGACCGGAACACTTAATCAGGACGAGACTTTGCTTTCATTTAACGCGACAGCTGGTAAGACGTATACAATTGACAACTTCGGCGAGACCGAAAAGGAATATATAGAAGCGACATGGGATAGTTTAGCTACGGATGCTAAAGGGTTCTTTAATACTGTCAACGATTCACAATTGCCTAAAATAGAGAGTAAAACCGGCAATGTGGGATTTATATATAACACATATTATCCCGCTCACGGCGGAGTAGCAGGTGAAGTTGGATATTATTATCCGGACTGTACTATGGATAGACTTAAGAGTCTTTCGCTTGAATTGGATACCCGTGCTAAGACTGACGGATATGTTTCTATAAGACTGGATTCGAAGGACGGTCCTGAAATCGCACATAGTATGGTTACAGCAACCGGGTACAGCGCGCAGGATTTGGGCAAGATTACTGTTCCTGAAGGCGTGACAGGAAAACACGACCTTTATGCAGTATTTTATACAGAAGGAAATGTTAAAGATAAGTGGGTAGCGAATGTAAAGACTTTGCACGGAGTATATGAGGTTAAAAATCCGAATTATAATCCTGACCCGGACGCAAGCGCAACTCCGGATGTTGCTCCGAGCGCAACGCCATCTGCAGACAGCGGATTAGAAGTAACT
- the pdxR gene encoding MocR-like pyridoxine biosynthesis transcription factor PdxR, whose translation MDNLEFYPDPNSKLPLYKQLYNHIKDGIISGKITGGERLPSRRKLAQKLNISTNTVLGAYQLLESEGYIVPKASSGFYVNPDYNLFQDSVHLDWETQSDAKYIFSQNGLELSKIPKKSLARIYRNAIYDQPDLFSHGEKPGDPCLRQAVAKYLYAVRGIKCDENQIIIGAGIDYILTCLCRVLGKDTIWGLENPCYRRSFSSIQDSVSETRLLNIGFDGFDVKNLLNSDIDVLYFMPNHQFPVGQIISEDRRREILDWAKMGNHYIVEDDYDGSFIYQKNAPRSLFTMDDSERVILMGDFSRSLAPGIKIAYLVMPKPLIEKWSLKLPFYNCLASRAEQFAVAELIKDGHAIKYVNSLRKIYKEKQDILISALNNLPFANRLTIHGDNGGTHLLVTFKTEKTEQELKKSAYKAGVKIMPLSAFLFKQSDKLPDKTFIFGYGGLTNNEIEEGIAALSHLLD comes from the coding sequence ATGGATAACCTTGAGTTCTACCCTGACCCAAATTCAAAACTTCCTCTTTATAAGCAGCTCTATAACCATATAAAAGACGGTATTATCTCCGGGAAAATTACCGGCGGAGAACGGCTTCCGTCACGCCGTAAATTAGCTCAGAAGCTTAACATAAGCACAAATACCGTGCTCGGCGCATATCAGCTTCTCGAAAGTGAAGGTTATATTGTCCCCAAGGCCTCAAGCGGATTTTATGTTAATCCTGACTATAATCTTTTTCAAGACTCCGTTCATCTCGATTGGGAGACGCAGAGCGATGCAAAATATATATTCAGCCAAAACGGTCTTGAACTCTCCAAAATTCCGAAAAAATCTCTCGCCAGGATTTACCGCAACGCCATATACGACCAGCCGGACTTATTTTCTCACGGAGAAAAGCCCGGAGACCCATGTTTAAGACAAGCGGTTGCAAAGTATTTGTATGCGGTCAGAGGTATAAAATGCGACGAAAATCAAATTATTATAGGCGCGGGAATTGATTACATTCTTACATGTCTTTGCCGCGTTCTCGGAAAAGATACAATTTGGGGATTGGAAAATCCGTGCTACCGCCGCTCTTTCAGCAGCATTCAAGACAGCGTTTCAGAAACAAGATTATTAAATATAGGTTTTGATGGATTCGATGTAAAAAATTTATTAAACAGTGATATTGACGTGCTGTATTTTATGCCTAATCATCAGTTTCCGGTCGGCCAGATTATCAGTGAGGATAGACGCCGTGAAATTCTTGACTGGGCAAAGATGGGCAACCATTATATAGTTGAAGACGATTATGACGGAAGCTTTATATACCAAAAAAACGCGCCTAGATCTTTATTCACTATGGATGATTCCGAGAGAGTAATTCTCATGGGTGATTTTTCCCGCAGCCTCGCCCCTGGAATAAAAATTGCCTATTTAGTTATGCCAAAACCGCTGATAGAAAAATGGAGCCTTAAACTTCCGTTTTATAATTGCCTTGCCTCACGGGCAGAACAATTTGCTGTAGCGGAGCTTATTAAAGACGGACACGCTATCAAATATGTTAATTCCTTAAGAAAGATATACAAAGAAAAACAAGATATTTTGATATCCGCCCTAAACAATCTTCCATTCGCAAACCGGTTAACAATACATGGAGACAACGGCGGAACGCACCTTTTAGTAACTTTTAAAACTGAAAAAACAGAACAGGAACTCAAAAAATCAGCATATAAGGCCGGAGTAAAAATAATGCCGCTTTCAGCCTTCCTTTTTAAACAGTCTGACAAACTCCCGGATAAAACATTCATATTCGGTTATGGAGGACTTACAAACAACGAGATAGAAGAAGGAATTGCCGCTCTTTCACATTTGCTTGATTAG
- a CDS encoding YxeA family protein, whose protein sequence is MKKIITIIVTIVIVMCGAFMVKGYYNDRYVASDSFYTQIPLDEVNEDSWLVNKDGVNQEKGKEYNLIGYNQNGERKELSFKKKGNAEDYYEPGTYIKVNTSKTLVVGVEIIIESDIPKEALNKIISLGVKEQRNQ, encoded by the coding sequence ATGAAAAAAATAATAACTATCATAGTTACTATTGTTATAGTTATGTGCGGGGCGTTTATGGTTAAAGGCTATTATAATGACCGTTATGTAGCATCGGATAGTTTTTATACACAGATTCCGTTAGATGAAGTAAATGAAGATTCATGGCTTGTCAATAAGGACGGAGTAAATCAGGAAAAGGGAAAAGAATATAATCTTATTGGGTATAACCAGAATGGAGAAAGGAAAGAACTATCGTTTAAGAAAAAAGGAAATGCCGAAGATTATTATGAGCCGGGAACTTACATTAAGGTAAATACAAGCAAAACTTTAGTTGTAGGAGTAGAAATTATCATTGAAAGCGACATACCAAAAGAAGCTTTAAACAAAATAATTTCTTTAGGAGTTAAGGAACAAAGAAATCAATAA
- a CDS encoding ABC transporter ATP-binding protein: MITLSKIYKNYDNLKVLKDVNLHVAKGEIYGLIGKNGAGKTTIFKIILGLTEFESGTLCIAGSKKKTELPQKRKKIGFFIGNNFYDYLTAEENLHYYRQLKDIKDKEEVKRVLNLVGLEGVTSKYGSFSMGMKQRLGIANALLGSPEILLLDEPINGLDPQGIADIRTLIVSLNRKQNMTIIVSSHILGELEHTANKFGFVHQGTVLKEITHDDLKVKRSAVQIYVGDLEKARSVLKQNNIPVLQESSAYKSLEDYYFDLVGGKRCE, from the coding sequence ATGATTACATTATCAAAAATATATAAGAATTATGATAATCTTAAAGTTTTGAAGGATGTCAATCTTCATGTAGCAAAAGGGGAGATTTATGGCTTGATTGGGAAAAATGGTGCCGGGAAGACAACGATTTTTAAAATTATTTTAGGATTAACTGAATTTGAAAGCGGAACGCTGTGTATTGCCGGCAGTAAGAAAAAAACAGAATTGCCGCAGAAACGTAAAAAAATAGGTTTTTTTATAGGAAATAATTTCTATGATTACCTGACAGCAGAAGAAAATTTGCACTATTACAGGCAGTTGAAAGATATTAAAGACAAAGAAGAAGTAAAACGTGTTTTAAATCTTGTGGGATTGGAAGGCGTAACGTCTAAATACGGTTCTTTTTCTATGGGAATGAAGCAAAGACTGGGAATTGCAAATGCTTTGCTCGGAAGCCCTGAAATTCTGCTGTTAGATGAACCTATTAATGGTCTTGACCCTCAAGGTATTGCTGATATAAGGACTCTTATTGTAAGCTTGAATAGGAAGCAAAATATGACGATTATTGTTTCTTCTCACATTCTCGGTGAATTGGAACACACCGCAAATAAATTTGGGTTTGTTCATCAGGGAACTGTGTTAAAGGAAATTACACATGATGATTTGAAAGTAAAAAGAAGCGCGGTTCAAATTTATGTAGGAGATTTGGAAAAGGCACGTTCTGTTTTAAAACAAAACAACATTCCTGTTTTGCAGGAATCCTCGGCTTATAAATCTTTGGAAGATTATTATTTTGATTTGGTAGGAGGAAAAAGATGTGAGTAA
- a CDS encoding helix-turn-helix domain-containing protein codes for MNTTRFLTVTVALLYCFFWIAVAGAAVYLFVLVVRALKKYINTKEIREEKKSIRKSLGEVLKENRLRCKMTQEFVSETLGVSRQAVSKWENGTSDPSTSNLIAIAELYGVSSEELLRSTNAGCQKNSKEKK; via the coding sequence ATGAATACGACTAGATTTTTAACTGTAACAGTTGCTCTGCTATATTGTTTTTTTTGGATAGCAGTTGCGGGAGCAGCCGTTTATCTTTTTGTGTTGGTTGTCAGAGCACTGAAAAAATATATCAATACAAAAGAAATAAGAGAAGAAAAGAAATCAATACGAAAATCTTTGGGAGAAGTGCTAAAGGAAAACAGACTTCGCTGTAAAATGACGCAGGAATTTGTATCAGAAACATTAGGAGTTAGCAGACAGGCAGTTTCTAAATGGGAAAATGGAACATCTGATCCAAGCACCTCAAACTTGATTGCTATTGCAGAATTATATGGCGTATCTTCTGAGGAACTATTAAGAAGTACAAATGCTGGTTGCCAAAAAAATTCCAAAGAAAAAAAGTAA
- a CDS encoding sensor histidine kinase translates to MKLSSRIFGGIILTTLISVVFTTVIVAGLLYNNLSNETKTQIKNEAEYISEIQNISPVTMDISRLGNRGQNRITLIGSDGTVKYDNYSDFNDMENHIGRPEVQDALEKGSGESTRTSDTFGKKTYYYAVRLSSGDILRVACETSSMFGVIFKAMPGILFSIIILLAIAMSVAGFLTKTIVNPINELDIDNPTAAKAYDELSPLLVKIDTQNKEMIEQISTIYDTQRENEFITQHMNDGLIIISSGGHIISANMAAKKIFDFDNVSSNNGKINYLSICRDKKYMEAVEKAFHGISGDITLERGERIYRISVSSVAKDFSAGNGNDKIYAVLMFIHDVTEREASEQMRREFSANVSHELKTPLTSIMGCSEIMKAGIAKPEDMPRFLGQINSEAKRLLALIDDIIRLSSLDEGNGIEMSDVDLYKVSGDVLNELEMKAKQSKITLELEGSSQSIEGNERLIHEMIFNLCDNSIRYNKEGGKVKITVGKSGDKKFISVEDNGIGIPKEEQDRVFERFYRVDKSHSKETGGTGLGLSIVKHTVLIHNGKITMNSEVSKGTKITVTF, encoded by the coding sequence ATGAAACTGAGCAGCAGAATTTTTGGAGGAATTATATTAACAACGTTAATAAGTGTTGTTTTCACAACAGTTATAGTCGCCGGACTTTTATATAACAATCTATCAAATGAAACAAAAACACAAATAAAAAACGAAGCTGAATATATAAGTGAAATTCAGAATATTTCTCCTGTGACTATGGACATAAGCCGGCTGGGAAATAGGGGACAGAACCGTATAACCCTTATAGGTTCTGACGGAACGGTTAAGTATGACAACTACAGCGACTTTAATGATATGGAAAACCATATTGGGAGACCTGAGGTACAGGACGCGCTTGAAAAAGGGAGCGGCGAGAGTACCAGAACGTCTGACACATTCGGTAAAAAGACATATTACTACGCCGTAAGACTAAGTTCAGGCGACATACTTCGTGTTGCATGTGAAACATCCAGTATGTTTGGAGTAATTTTTAAGGCTATGCCGGGAATATTGTTCTCAATTATAATTTTGCTTGCTATAGCTATGTCAGTCGCCGGATTCCTTACCAAAACTATAGTAAACCCTATAAATGAGCTTGATATAGATAATCCCACCGCGGCAAAGGCTTATGATGAACTTTCGCCTTTACTTGTAAAAATCGATACTCAAAACAAGGAAATGATTGAGCAGATAAGCACAATTTATGACACTCAGAGAGAAAATGAATTTATAACGCAGCATATGAATGACGGATTAATAATCATTAGCAGCGGCGGACATATTATTTCGGCTAATATGGCGGCAAAAAAAATATTTGATTTTGATAATGTCAGCAGTAATAACGGAAAGATAAATTACCTAAGCATATGCCGTGATAAAAAGTATATGGAGGCCGTAGAAAAGGCGTTTCATGGAATATCAGGGGATATTACGCTGGAACGCGGAGAACGTATATACAGAATATCAGTATCATCTGTTGCAAAAGATTTTTCTGCGGGGAATGGAAATGATAAAATATATGCTGTTTTAATGTTTATACATGACGTGACTGAGAGAGAAGCGTCAGAACAAATGCGAAGAGAATTTTCAGCTAATGTTTCACATGAGCTTAAGACCCCTCTGACTTCTATAATGGGATGCAGTGAAATTATGAAAGCCGGAATAGCCAAACCTGAGGATATGCCGAGATTTTTAGGTCAGATAAATTCTGAAGCAAAACGTTTGTTAGCTTTAATAGATGATATTATACGATTGTCAAGCCTTGACGAGGGTAATGGCATTGAGATGAGTGATGTGGATTTATACAAAGTTTCCGGGGACGTATTAAACGAGCTGGAGATGAAGGCAAAACAGAGTAAGATTACTCTTGAGCTTGAGGGGAGCAGCCAAAGTATTGAAGGAAACGAGCGCCTGATTCATGAGATGATATTTAATCTTTGCGATAACTCTATCAGATATAATAAGGAGGGCGGAAAAGTAAAGATAACAGTAGGTAAATCAGGAGATAAAAAATTTATATCAGTGGAGGATAACGGTATAGGCATACCAAAAGAAGAACAGGACAGAGTGTTTGAGAGGTTTTACAGAGTAGATAAAAGTCATTCAAAAGAGACCGGAGGTACGGGTCTGGGACTGTCAATAGTAAAACATACTGTTTTAATTCATAATGGAAAAATAACTATGAACAGTGAGGTTTCAAAAGGCACGAAAATAACGGTAACATTTTAA
- a CDS encoding response regulator transcription factor yields the protein MIYCVEDDSGIRELVVYSLENTGFSAKGFENGKQFFDGLDESSLPDMVLLDIMLPGEDGVSILKKLRANPKTRNLPVILLTAKDSEYDKVIGLDSGADDYVAKPFGIMELISRIKAVLRRCGHEGTVSDDCVYNIGCITLNTKKHSVEVDGNSVELTLKEFEVLRLLMKNQGTVITRDILLEQIWGYDFDGETRTVDVHIRTLRQKLGHGGNIIKTIRGVGYRAEE from the coding sequence ATGATTTATTGTGTTGAGGATGACAGCGGGATTCGGGAATTGGTTGTATACAGCCTTGAAAATACAGGATTTTCGGCTAAAGGCTTTGAAAATGGAAAACAGTTTTTTGACGGATTGGATGAGAGCAGTCTGCCGGATATGGTGCTGCTTGATATAATGCTGCCCGGTGAAGACGGAGTCAGTATACTTAAAAAGCTGCGTGCCAATCCCAAGACCAGGAACTTGCCGGTTATTCTTCTGACCGCCAAAGATTCCGAGTATGATAAGGTTATCGGTCTAGACAGCGGCGCAGACGATTATGTTGCAAAACCGTTTGGAATTATGGAGTTAATCTCCAGAATTAAAGCGGTTTTAAGAAGATGCGGTCATGAGGGAACTGTCTCAGACGACTGTGTATATAACATCGGCTGCATAACACTTAACACAAAAAAGCACTCTGTTGAGGTCGACGGAAATAGTGTCGAACTGACGTTAAAGGAGTTTGAAGTATTGCGCCTGCTTATGAAAAATCAAGGAACGGTAATAACCAGGGATATACTGCTCGAACAGATATGGGGATATGATTTTGACGGCGAGACCAGAACTGTCGACGTACATATAAGAACCCTTCGTCAAAAACTGGGTCACGGAGGAAATATAATAAAGACTATTCGGGGCGTAGGATACCGGGCGGAGGAATGA
- the phoU gene encoding phosphate signaling complex protein PhoU, with protein MRSKFDRQLDKLNRELIEMGALCENAIDCAIRALLNHDKETADETLSIEEEINQIEKAIEGLCLKLLLQQQPVASDLRLISAALKMITDMERIGDQAADIAEIVIHTELMDGYNSAHIKKMTKAVSKMVTESVDAFVGSNLELAQDVINRDDEVDDLFIEVNNDLIKYITENPQNASAALDLMMTSKYLERIGDHAVNIAEWVEFSITGVHRE; from the coding sequence ATGAGAAGCAAATTTGACAGACAGCTTGACAAACTAAACAGAGAGCTGATTGAGATGGGTGCTCTGTGTGAAAATGCGATTGACTGTGCGATACGGGCTTTGCTAAATCATGATAAGGAAACAGCTGATGAAACTCTGTCTATCGAGGAAGAGATTAATCAGATAGAAAAGGCCATTGAAGGTTTGTGTTTGAAGCTCCTGCTTCAGCAGCAGCCTGTGGCAAGTGACCTGAGATTGATTTCCGCGGCCTTGAAAATGATTACGGATATGGAACGTATCGGAGACCAGGCGGCAGATATAGCCGAGATAGTAATCCACACTGAGTTAATGGACGGATATAACAGCGCGCATATTAAAAAAATGACTAAAGCGGTTTCCAAAATGGTAACTGAGAGCGTTGACGCATTTGTCGGAAGCAATCTGGAGTTAGCCCAGGATGTAATAAACAGAGATGATGAAGTGGATGATTTATTTATAGAAGTAAATAATGATTTAATAAAATATATAACTGAAAATCCCCAGAATGCTTCGGCTGCACTTGATTTGATGATGACTTCAAAGTATTTGGAGAGAATTGGGGACCACGCGGTAAACATAGCTGAGTGGGTAGAATTTTCTATCACCGGAGTTCATAGAGAATAG
- the pstB gene encoding phosphate ABC transporter ATP-binding protein PstB, giving the protein MSVISIKDLNLHYGDFHALKSVNMEIPKNEITAFIGPSGCGKSTLLKTLNRMNDLVEGCRIDGEVKLDGINIYKDMDTNLLRKRVGMVFQKPNPFPMSIYDNIAYGPRTHGIKSKAKLDEIVQKSLERAAIWNEVKDRLKKSALGLSGGQQQRLCIARALAVEPEVLLMDEPTSALDPISTSKIEDLALELKKRYTIVIVTHSMQQATRISDKTAFFLLGEVVEFGDTEQIFSIPKDKRTEDYITGRFG; this is encoded by the coding sequence ATGAGTGTGATATCCATTAAAGATTTAAATCTTCATTACGGGGATTTTCATGCTTTAAAAAGTGTAAACATGGAAATACCTAAAAATGAAATAACCGCATTTATCGGTCCTTCAGGCTGCGGCAAATCAACATTGCTTAAAACCCTTAATAGAATGAATGATTTGGTTGAGGGCTGCAGAATAGACGGAGAGGTAAAACTTGACGGTATAAATATATATAAGGACATGGATACTAATTTGCTCCGCAAACGGGTGGGAATGGTTTTTCAAAAGCCTAATCCCTTTCCGATGAGTATTTATGACAATATAGCGTATGGTCCTAGAACGCATGGGATAAAATCAAAGGCTAAGCTTGACGAGATAGTCCAAAAGTCGCTTGAGCGCGCCGCTATATGGAATGAAGTAAAAGATAGATTAAAGAAAAGCGCGCTTGGTCTGTCAGGAGGACAGCAGCAGAGATTGTGTATAGCGAGGGCGCTGGCTGTTGAACCGGAGGTGTTGCTTATGGACGAGCCCACGTCGGCTCTCGACCCGATTTCAACTTCAAAAATAGAAGACCTTGCGCTTGAATTAAAAAAGCGTTATACTATCGTCATAGTGACCCATAGTATGCAGCAGGCAACGCGTATATCAGATAAGACCGCATTTTTTCTTTTGGGTGAAGTGGTTGAGTTCGGAGATACTGAACAGATATTCTCAATTCCTAAGGATAAGAGAACAGAAGACTATATTACGGGAAGGTTTGGTTGA